Part of the Pirellulales bacterium genome is shown below.
TTCGGGTTGTGGCTCGATCCGCGTCGTCCCAGCGCCGGCGACGTCGGCCTGTTTCGTGATTCGACCGAGAAGCGCCGAGAACGTACCATGCGTCGGCAGGCGCTGTCGCGAGCTGGTCGTATACTCCCTGGTGCGTTCGAGTTCTGACTGATTTTGAGCGAGGGCGATTGTGAGCGACGTGGCATGCGTGATGTAGCTTTCATCGTTGCGAATCTCGTCGCGCAGCGACTTGATCGCTCGAGCGGTCGGAAAGAACGAAACCAGCAAATATAGAACTGTGGCAGCGGCGAGTGAAATGGTCACCGTCCAACTGCCGTATCGTGGTTGAGATTTCTTTCGCATAGATCAGAGAGAAAAGATCGGAAAAAGGAGATAAGTCCAACTAAGTCGGCGAATGAAGGGGCGCCGAATTCGCCGGCAGCGTTGCCGTCGACTTAATTGGACTTATCCCCTTTTTCGACACCGGTTCCGGACCGCCGGGTTGACCGTAGCCGGGGCGCACGCCGAGCTGCGCCGAGAATCGCCAAGTTCTTTGTCGCTCTTCTTGATTCGCTTCCAGCGAAGTCAGCTCGACTTTTGCGAACAGCTTCGCTTCGCCGAGCGTTACGAGATAGCGCTGCAACGCCGCGGTGTCGCTCGTGATGCCGGACAGCACGAGAATCGTTTCGCGCGAGATGGTTTCGTCGCGGAGCTGCCGCAGATCGCGCTCGGCCGGTTCGAGCTTCTTGGCTTCCGCGTCGTCCTGCTTCTTGCCTCCCAAGCGCGCCGCGGGCGAATCGCTCGTGGAATTCGAACGGCGCAAAATGTGGATTTCACGGAGCGTCACGCAATCGGGCAGGCGAGAAAGGGCGGCAGTCAGTAGCTGGGTCCGGGGCCATGGATGCCGCAGATAAGTGAATAGCTCGGCTTGTTTGGTCGCGGATTTCAATTCCGACTGCATCGCCGCCATCTTGAGTGAAAGCGCCTCGGCTTGCTCATATTCGGGTTTCAATTCGTCGAGTTGCCGGGCCGTTTGCCGATACAGAACCTGCTGATAAAGGAAGCTGCAAACGAGCGCCGCGGCGAATCCGCCGCCGATCAGAAGCCGCCAGACGTTCGCCTTGCGATGGACCGTCTGCTCGCGATAGGAATTCGGAAGGAAGTCGATGTCTGGCATGGCTCGCGCTTTTTCTCCTCTTAGTCCTCGGCGATGTCGCGCAGCGCCAGCCCGGTGGCGACGTCCCATTGGCCTTTGCGGCCGGTTTGGAGCGCGATCTCATAGCTTCGCAGCGGATCGCCAAGTTCGCACTTCAAGTCCATGCGAGCGGAGATCAGGTCCACCAGAGTCGGCGTCGCTTCTCCGCCGCTGATCACGATCCGCGATAGAGGCTGTCCTCGGAATGTGACGCTGTGGTAGCGGGCGCAGAGCGACAATTCGCTGGACAGCCGTTCGACGACGGGGCGAGTGGCTTCGGCGACGCTGCGCGCGATCTCCGGGTCTTGCTGATCCACGCGCCGATCGCCGTTGTGGCGCCGTAGCGCGGCAGCCTCGGAGAGCGGCATGTCCAGATGCCGCGAGACTGCCTCATCCAAATGACGTCCGCCGACATCGACATACTTGATGAACAGCACGTCGGTGCCTTTTGCGATCACTACGACCGTGTTTGCCGCGCCCAGGTGCGCCAACAGCACGCGTTGCTGTTGATCCTCGTCGCGTCGATATTGTTTCGCATAGCAACGAAGCAAGGCCGCCGGCTCGACATCGACGGCTGCCACGCGCAGTCCGGCCTCTTCGACGGCCGCGAGCGCATCGCCCAGCCTCGCGCGGTGACAGGCGAGCAGGATCACCTCGCGCTTGCTCACCTCTCCCTGGCGAACGTCGGCGGCCTCGATAAAACGCACCTCCGCATCGTCGATGGCAAACGGCACGCGCCCAGCCGCCTCGTGGCGGACGATCTTTTCCATTTCATCGGCGGGCACTTTCGCCACCCGCACGTTTTGCACGAACAATTCCGGCGCCCCGAGACCGATGACCACGTCACGGCCGCGAAAATGTCTCCCTTCGCGAGCCTGTCGAATCGCCGCGACGACCTGCCGCCAGCGGACCGCCGGCGTCACCTCTTCAGCCGCCGGCAAATCCCAGCGCACGGCATCCACCACGCGGCTCCGATCCGTACTGAACTGGATCAACTTCACGCAATGGCTGCCGATATCGAGACCGATCGGCCCAGGGCGGCGTGATTTCAGGCGGCGGATCATGCCAACGAATCCGTGGTTCCGCGTGTTCGGAGAGAATTGCATAACAAGTGCCGTCGCGGGCGGATTCATGACGAACTCTCACAATCCGATGGAGTGCAAGACACTGGTTATGACCTTGCCGAGTCCATTGCTGCCGGATTTTGAGTTCGTGCTTCCGGTACTGGTGCTGGTGCTCGAAGTGCCGCCTACCGGCGCAGTGGCGGTGCCAGTCGAGGTGCTGTTGACGGTGGCCTGAGTGGTCGCGGTCGTTCCGGAGGTTGTACCGGAGCTACCAGTGCTCGAAGTCCCACTAACCGGCGCGGTTGCGGTTTCAGTCGAGGTGCTGTTGACAGTGGTCTTAGTGGGCCCGGTCGTTCCGGAGGTTGTACTGGGGCTACCAGTGCTCGAAGTCCCACTAACCGGCGCGGTTGCGGTTTCAGTCGAGGTGCTGTTGGCAGTGGGTTGAGTGGTCGCCGTGGTTCCCGAGCTTATGCTCGTCGTGCCAGCGCTCGAGGTCCCGCTAACCGGCGCGGTGGCGGTTCCAGTCGAGGTGCTGTTGACTGCGGTTTGAGTGGTCGCCGTGGTTCCCGAGTTCGTGCTAGTGCTGCCG
Proteins encoded:
- the pilO gene encoding type 4a pilus biogenesis protein PilO, which codes for MRKKSQPRYGSWTVTISLAAATVLYLLVSFFPTARAIKSLRDEIRNDESYITHATSLTIALAQNQSELERTREYTTSSRQRLPTHGTFSALLGRITKQADVAGAGTTRIEPQPEVELDTLRVVPVVFAAKGSFVEICRLLAGLEGLPERMWLDDVRFEALRETGQKMKCEMRLVVFAGKSENSD
- a CDS encoding PilN domain-containing protein; translation: MPDIDFLPNSYREQTVHRKANVWRLLIGGGFAAALVCSFLYQQVLYRQTARQLDELKPEYEQAEALSLKMAAMQSELKSATKQAELFTYLRHPWPRTQLLTAALSRLPDCVTLREIHILRRSNSTSDSPAARLGGKKQDDAEAKKLEPAERDLRQLRDETISRETILVLSGITSDTAALQRYLVTLGEAKLFAKVELTSLEANQEERQRTWRFSAQLGVRPGYGQPGGPEPVSKKGISPIKSTATLPANSAPLHSPT
- the pilM gene encoding pilus assembly protein PilM, with the translated sequence MIRRLKSRRPGPIGLDIGSHCVKLIQFSTDRSRVVDAVRWDLPAAEEVTPAVRWRQVVAAIRQAREGRHFRGRDVVIGLGAPELFVQNVRVAKVPADEMEKIVRHEAAGRVPFAIDDAEVRFIEAADVRQGEVSKREVILLACHRARLGDALAAVEEAGLRVAAVDVEPAALLRCYAKQYRRDEDQQQRVLLAHLGAANTVVVIAKGTDVLFIKYVDVGGRHLDEAVSRHLDMPLSEAAALRRHNGDRRVDQQDPEIARSVAEATRPVVERLSSELSLCARYHSVTFRGQPLSRIVISGGEATPTLVDLISARMDLKCELGDPLRSYEIALQTGRKGQWDVATGLALRDIAED